In Citrobacter sp. RHB25-C09, the following proteins share a genomic window:
- a CDS encoding HyaD/HybD family hydrogenase maturation endopeptidase, whose amino-acid sequence MRILVLGVGNILLTDEAIGVRIVEALAQRYALPDFVEILDGGTAGMELLGDMADRDHLIIADAIVSRKNAPGTIMVLRDDEVPALFTNKISPHQLGLADVLSALRFTGEFPKKLTLVGVIPESLEPNIGLTPTVEAMIEPALEQVLAALRESGVEAIPREAAHV is encoded by the coding sequence ATGCGGATTTTAGTCTTAGGGGTCGGCAATATTTTGCTGACCGATGAAGCCATCGGCGTTCGTATCGTTGAAGCATTAGCACAGCGATACGCATTACCGGATTTCGTTGAAATCCTGGATGGCGGAACGGCGGGAATGGAGCTTCTTGGCGACATGGCGGACCGGGATCACTTGATCATCGCGGATGCCATTGTCTCAAGAAAAAACGCGCCGGGAACGATCATGGTCTTGCGCGATGATGAGGTTCCGGCACTGTTTACCAACAAAATCTCTCCGCATCAGCTTGGTCTGGCCGACGTTCTGTCGGCCCTGCGCTTCACCGGTGAGTTCCCGAAAAAATTGACGCTTGTGGGCGTCATTCCGGAATCACTGGAGCCGAATATCGGTTTAACGCCGACGGTAGAAGCGATGATTGAACCTGCGCTTGAGCAGGTTCTGGCCGCGCTGCGCGAATCGGGTGTGGAAGCCATTCCTCGGGAGGCGGCACATGTCTGA
- the hybE gene encoding hydrogenase-2 assembly chaperone translates to MSEEIPGFPVAPRAEVQTAFEAIAQRSMHDLSFLHPSMPVYVSDFTLFEGQWTASVITPWMLSALIFPGPDQLWPLRKVSEKLGLRLPYGEMTFTVGELDGVSQYLSCSLMSPLNHSLSAEEGVRLADDCARMLLSLPVSNPDAPQTSRRALLFGRRSSEHA, encoded by the coding sequence ATGTCTGAAGAGATTCCAGGATTCCCGGTGGCCCCGAGGGCGGAAGTCCAGACCGCGTTTGAAGCTATTGCTCAGCGTTCGATGCACGATCTTTCGTTCCTGCATCCTTCAATGCCCGTGTATGTCTCTGACTTCACGCTGTTTGAAGGGCAGTGGACGGCAAGTGTGATCACCCCATGGATGCTGAGCGCACTGATTTTCCCAGGTCCGGATCAGCTCTGGCCGTTGCGCAAGGTCAGCGAAAAGCTCGGATTGCGTCTGCCCTATGGTGAAATGACGTTTACCGTTGGCGAACTGGATGGGGTATCACAATATCTCTCTTGCTCGCTGATGTCCCCGCTCAATCACAGCCTGTCGGCGGAAGAAGGAGTACGACTGGCGGACGACTGCGCACGTATGCTGCTCTCGCTGCCGGTCAGCAATCCTGACGCTCCGCAGACCAGTCGCCGGGCGTTGCTGTTTGGGCGTCGGAGCAGTGAACATGCATGA
- the hypA gene encoding hydrogenase maturation nickel metallochaperone HypA: MHELSLCQSAVEIIQQQAEQHSVKRVTGVWLEIGALSCVEESAVRFSFDIVCQGTVAQDCELHIVYKPAQAWCWDCSQVVEISQHDSQCPRCQGDRLRIETGDSLKVKSIEVE; the protein is encoded by the coding sequence ATGCATGAGCTGTCGCTTTGCCAGAGCGCGGTTGAAATCATTCAACAGCAGGCTGAGCAGCATAGTGTTAAGCGCGTCACCGGCGTCTGGCTGGAGATTGGCGCGCTTTCCTGCGTTGAAGAGAGCGCAGTACGCTTTAGTTTTGACATTGTTTGCCAGGGGACGGTCGCGCAGGATTGTGAGTTGCATATCGTCTATAAACCGGCTCAGGCGTGGTGTTGGGATTGCAGCCAGGTGGTTGAAATTTCTCAACATGATTCGCAGTGTCCGCGCTGTCAGGGCGATCGTTTGCGGATTGAAACCGGCGATTCGCTGAAAGTGAAAAGTATTGAAGTTGAATAA
- the hybG gene encoding hydrogenase maturation factor HybG codes for MCIGVPGQVLAVGEDIHQLAQVEVCGIKRDVNIALICEGNPAELVGQWVLVHVGFAMSIIDEDEAQATLDALRRMDYDVTSA; via the coding sequence ATGTGTATTGGCGTTCCGGGTCAGGTTCTGGCGGTGGGTGAAGATATTCACCAGCTTGCGCAGGTTGAAGTTTGTGGCATTAAACGTGATGTCAATATTGCCCTGATTTGCGAAGGTAACCCAGCCGAGCTTGTCGGGCAGTGGGTGCTGGTGCACGTGGGGTTTGCTATGAGCATCATTGATGAGGATGAAGCCCAGGCCACGCTAGACGCGCTGCGCCGTATGGATTACGACGTGACCAGCGCGTGA
- the yghU gene encoding glutathione-dependent disulfide-bond oxidoreductase: MSEKTYQPAKVWTWDKSNGGAFANINRPVSGPTHDKTLPVGKHPLQLYSLGTPNGQKVTIMLEELLAQGVSGAEYDAWLIRIGEGDQFSSGFVEVNPNSKIPALLDRSQTPPVRVFESGSILLYLAEKYGYFLPQDLAKRTETLNWLFWLQGAAPFLGGGFGHFYHYAPVKIEYAINRFTMEAKRLLDVLDKQLAQHQFVAGDEYTIADMAIWPWFGNVVLGNVYDAAEFLDAGSYKNVQRWAKEIAERPAVIRGKIVNRTNGPLNEQLHERHDASDFENNTEDKQ; encoded by the coding sequence ATGTCAGAGAAAACCTATCAACCCGCGAAGGTCTGGACGTGGGATAAATCCAACGGCGGCGCGTTCGCCAATATTAACCGTCCGGTTTCCGGCCCGACTCACGATAAAACGCTGCCGGTCGGCAAACACCCCCTTCAGCTTTACTCGCTGGGCACACCAAACGGTCAGAAAGTCACCATCATGCTGGAAGAACTGCTGGCGCAAGGCGTGAGCGGCGCGGAATACGATGCGTGGTTGATCCGCATCGGCGAAGGCGACCAGTTCTCCAGCGGCTTTGTTGAGGTTAACCCGAACTCGAAGATCCCGGCACTGCTCGATCGCTCGCAAACCCCACCGGTTCGCGTGTTTGAGTCAGGATCGATCCTGCTTTATCTGGCAGAGAAATATGGCTATTTCCTGCCTCAGGATCTGGCTAAGCGCACCGAAACCCTGAACTGGCTGTTCTGGTTACAGGGCGCAGCCCCGTTCCTCGGCGGCGGCTTCGGCCATTTCTACCACTATGCGCCGGTGAAGATCGAGTACGCGATCAACCGCTTCACGATGGAAGCCAAGCGCCTGCTGGACGTGCTGGATAAACAGTTAGCCCAGCATCAATTTGTTGCGGGCGATGAATATACGATTGCCGACATGGCGATCTGGCCGTGGTTCGGCAATGTGGTATTGGGCAACGTTTACGATGCCGCAGAATTTCTCGACGCGGGCAGCTACAAGAACGTGCAGCGCTGGGCGAAAGAGATTGCAGAGCGCCCGGCGGTGATACGTGGGAAAATCGTCAACCGGACCAACGGCCCGCTGAACGAACAGCTTCACGAGCGGCATGACGCCAGCGATTTTGAGAACAATACGGAAGATAAGCAGTAG
- the gss gene encoding bifunctional glutathionylspermidine amidase/synthase, with product MSKGTTSQDAPFGTLLGYAPGGVAIYSSDYSSLDPRDYADDAAFRSYIDNEYMGHKWQCVEFARRFLFLNYGVVFTDVGMAWEIFSLRFLREVVNDNILPLQAFPNGSPRAPVAGALLIWQKGGEFKDTGHVAIITQLLENKIRIAEQNVLHTPLPPGQQWTRELEMVVENGCYTLKDTFDDTTILGWMIQTADTQYSLPQPEIANDSLKIRGARLDDRGQFAGKWLNEQDPLQKAYVLANGHVINRDPHQYFTITESAEQELIKATNELHLMYLHATDKVLKDDNLLALFDIPKILWPRLRLSWQRRRHHMITGRMDFCMDERGLKVYEYNADSASCHTEAGLILERWAEQGYTGSGHNPAEGLINELAGAWKHSHARPFVHIMQDKDIEENYHAQFMQQALHQAGFDTKILRGLDGLRWDDAGQLIDDESRLVNCVWKTWAWETAIEQIREVSETEYAAVPIRTGHTEQKVRLIDVLLRPEVLVFEPLWTVIPGNKAILPILWQLFPHHRYLLDTDFVVNEELAQTGYAVKPIAGRCGSNIDLVSHQEELLDKTSGKFAEQKNIYQQLWCLPNVAGKYIQVCTFTVGGNYGGTCLRGDDSLVIKKESDIEPLIVEKA from the coding sequence ATGAGCAAAGGAACGACCAGTCAGGATGCCCCCTTCGGGACATTATTGGGCTATGCCCCCGGTGGTGTAGCGATCTACTCTTCAGATTACAGCTCCCTCGACCCAAGGGATTACGCCGACGACGCCGCGTTTCGCAGCTACATCGACAACGAATATATGGGTCATAAATGGCAGTGCGTTGAGTTTGCCCGCCGTTTCCTCTTCCTGAATTATGGTGTTGTGTTTACCGACGTCGGCATGGCGTGGGAGATATTCTCGCTGCGCTTTCTGCGCGAAGTGGTGAACGATAACATCCTACCGCTACAGGCCTTCCCGAACGGTTCACCTCGCGCGCCGGTTGCTGGTGCGTTGCTGATCTGGCAAAAAGGGGGTGAATTCAAAGACACCGGTCATGTGGCGATTATCACTCAGTTGCTGGAAAACAAAATCCGTATCGCTGAACAGAATGTCCTGCACACGCCGCTACCTCCCGGACAGCAGTGGACCCGTGAGCTGGAGATGGTGGTTGAGAATGGCTGCTACACGCTGAAAGATACTTTTGACGATACCACTATCCTGGGCTGGATGATTCAGACTGCTGATACTCAGTACAGTCTGCCGCAGCCGGAAATTGCCAATGATTCGTTGAAAATCCGTGGGGCGCGACTGGACGATCGCGGCCAGTTCGCTGGTAAATGGCTGAATGAGCAGGATCCCCTGCAAAAAGCCTATGTACTGGCTAACGGCCACGTGATTAACCGTGATCCTCACCAGTATTTCACGATTACCGAAAGTGCTGAGCAGGAGCTGATTAAAGCAACCAACGAATTGCATCTGATGTATCTGCATGCCACAGATAAGGTGCTGAAAGATGACAACCTGCTGGCACTGTTCGACATTCCCAAAATCCTCTGGCCGCGTCTACGTCTCTCCTGGCAGCGCCGCCGCCACCATATGATTACCGGGCGGATGGATTTTTGTATGGATGAGCGTGGGCTGAAGGTCTACGAATACAACGCCGATTCCGCTTCTTGTCATACAGAGGCTGGGTTGATCCTCGAACGCTGGGCGGAGCAGGGTTACACGGGGTCTGGACATAACCCGGCGGAAGGCTTGATTAACGAACTGGCGGGGGCGTGGAAGCACAGTCACGCGCGTCCGTTCGTGCATATCATGCAGGATAAGGATATCGAGGAAAACTACCACGCTCAGTTTATGCAGCAGGCGCTACACCAGGCCGGATTTGACACAAAAATCCTGCGTGGCCTGGATGGACTGCGCTGGGATGACGCGGGACAGTTGATTGACGACGAAAGCCGACTGGTGAACTGCGTATGGAAAACCTGGGCATGGGAGACAGCGATTGAACAGATCCGCGAAGTCAGCGAAACGGAATATGCCGCAGTGCCGATTCGTACCGGACATACCGAGCAGAAAGTGCGCTTGATTGACGTACTGTTGCGCCCGGAAGTACTGGTTTTCGAGCCGCTATGGACGGTGATCCCGGGGAACAAAGCGATCCTGCCGATTCTGTGGCAGCTTTTCCCGCATCATCGCTATCTGCTGGATACCGACTTCGTGGTGAATGAGGAACTGGCACAAACCGGCTATGCGGTGAAGCCTATTGCCGGACGCTGTGGCAGCAACATCGACCTGGTGAGCCATCAGGAGGAGTTGCTGGATAAAACCAGCGGTAAATTTGCTGAGCAGAAAAATATCTACCAACAGCTTTGGTGTTTGCCAAACGTGGCCGGTAAATATATCCAAGTATGCACTTTTACCGTCGGTGGCAACTACGGCGGAACCTGCCTGCGCGGCGACGACTCGTTGGTTATCAAGAAAGAGAGTGATATCGAACCGCTGATTGTAGAGAAAGCGTAA
- a CDS encoding fimbrial protein → MKPEQYVDENVKITLKCSNVNEAVQVKLKLSAKIVGADLPAIQTSNPDVGIVLEHENNKVVPQRTEITVPVNNQYGEIELQAYPVNARGKIPSSGLFEATAGLDLIYK, encoded by the coding sequence ATGAAACCCGAGCAGTATGTTGATGAGAATGTCAAAATAACCCTGAAATGCTCAAACGTGAATGAAGCAGTACAGGTTAAGCTTAAACTCAGCGCGAAAATCGTGGGTGCCGACCTGCCTGCCATACAGACCAGCAATCCTGACGTTGGCATTGTGCTTGAACATGAAAATAATAAAGTCGTACCTCAGCGCACTGAGATTACGGTGCCTGTTAATAATCAGTATGGTGAAATTGAGCTTCAGGCCTATCCGGTCAATGCCAGGGGCAAAATTCCTTCCAGCGGCCTGTTTGAGGCAACGGCGGGTCTGGATTTGATCTATAAGTAA
- a CDS encoding sugar diacid recognition domain-containing protein, whose translation MLISPELANTIVKRAMDIIHHNVNVIDHQGIIIASGENHRIGERHEVACEVIKNRQRMTIETPQQAAKYQNVQPGINHPIIVDDRVALVIGISGNPVAIGRYAELAILTAELLVKQLLEIREINWQYRIRDLLIKQFIEQDDTKRKKDILLQLQQQNICLDAAYIPILINIETGGNLLGKTIDHILNEISKILQSQNVILLSHNEILLLVSEPKRSDLIVDKINAFLETQLSHYTIAIGVESTEPEAFRRSVFMLKEMQSQAKSLCSDQRIVNGKQLAFDGLLNEAKSSHFTLYYQHQLNKILTSNSGKTLFKTLSTYINNNAEVNATSQNLGIHRNTLNYRLHQIKEITALDPFMFKDLCQLTIALHYYQDRECIAETDIRHYL comes from the coding sequence ATGCTGATTTCGCCAGAACTTGCCAATACCATTGTGAAACGCGCAATGGACATTATTCATCATAATGTGAACGTTATCGATCATCAGGGGATTATCATTGCTTCTGGCGAGAATCACCGGATCGGCGAGCGGCATGAAGTCGCCTGCGAAGTCATAAAAAACCGTCAGCGCATGACGATCGAAACCCCGCAACAGGCCGCGAAGTATCAAAACGTTCAGCCTGGTATTAATCATCCGATCATTGTCGATGACCGGGTGGCTCTGGTCATTGGCATCAGTGGTAACCCCGTCGCGATAGGTCGCTATGCTGAACTGGCAATTCTGACCGCCGAGTTATTGGTCAAACAGCTATTAGAAATCCGGGAGATTAACTGGCAGTATCGCATCCGCGATTTGCTGATAAAGCAATTTATTGAGCAGGATGACACCAAACGGAAAAAAGATATTTTATTGCAACTTCAACAGCAAAATATCTGCCTGGATGCCGCTTATATTCCCATCCTTATTAATATTGAAACCGGCGGCAATTTACTGGGTAAAACGATCGACCATATTCTCAATGAAATATCGAAAATACTGCAATCTCAGAACGTGATTCTGCTCAGCCATAATGAAATCCTGCTTCTGGTCTCTGAACCTAAACGCTCGGATTTGATAGTAGACAAAATCAATGCGTTCCTCGAAACACAGCTTAGCCACTATACGATTGCGATTGGCGTGGAATCAACCGAGCCAGAGGCATTTCGTCGCTCTGTCTTTATGCTAAAAGAGATGCAGAGCCAGGCGAAGTCCTTATGTTCTGACCAGCGGATCGTGAATGGTAAACAATTGGCGTTCGACGGTTTGCTCAATGAAGCCAAAAGCAGTCATTTCACCCTTTACTACCAACACCAGTTGAACAAAATCCTGACGTCGAATAGCGGGAAAACACTCTTTAAAACGCTGTCTACCTATATTAATAACAATGCCGAAGTAAATGCCACTTCGCAAAATCTGGGCATTCACCGCAATACGCTGAACTATCGTCTTCATCAGATAAAAGAGATCACGGCACTGGATCCCTTCATGTTTAAGGATTTATGCCAGTTAACCATCGCCCTGCATTATTATCAGGACAGAGAGTGCATCGCTGAAACAGATATCCGTCATTACTTATAG
- a CDS encoding glycerate kinase, whose amino-acid sequence MNIVIAIDSFKGSCSASQACEAIAHGITRYRSDITVCQLPITDGGEGLLQVLQESPLLSGKEICTLEVTGPYGQRVEAKYLKVDGQKAIIEMAQACGLELTLKAMRNASKASSYGLGELVKHALDNGARHLIIGLGGSATNDGGIGFAQALGVRFYDQNNRLLSAPACGEDLIRVARIDSSQLHPAISTAQFDVSCDVSNPLLGPNGATWIYGPQKGADDAQLTRLEGGMENYHRVLTEASGKDVNALPGSGAAGGMGAALLWFTHAELKPGISMVLGLLDAQKYIQAADLVITGEGRLDAQSRFGKAPVGVAALAAAYHKPVIAIAGSLGEGASLLHQHHIDAMWSICPRPISLDDAMQNVQKLLADTAESLIRTLTVGSGLAYKS is encoded by the coding sequence ATGAATATTGTCATCGCCATTGACTCCTTTAAAGGCAGTTGCAGCGCCTCGCAGGCCTGCGAGGCCATTGCTCACGGCATTACGCGCTATCGTAGCGATATTACGGTCTGCCAACTTCCCATCACCGATGGTGGAGAAGGGTTATTACAGGTGCTCCAGGAGAGCCCCTTGTTATCAGGAAAAGAGATATGCACGCTAGAAGTTACCGGCCCCTACGGGCAGCGCGTAGAAGCTAAGTATCTCAAGGTAGATGGACAAAAGGCTATTATCGAGATGGCTCAGGCATGTGGCCTGGAGCTAACGCTAAAAGCGATGCGCAATGCATCAAAGGCCAGCTCTTATGGCCTTGGTGAACTGGTCAAGCACGCGCTGGATAATGGTGCCAGGCATCTCATTATAGGGCTAGGCGGAAGCGCGACAAACGACGGCGGTATCGGTTTCGCCCAGGCGCTTGGCGTGCGTTTTTATGACCAAAACAACCGGTTACTTTCAGCGCCAGCCTGCGGTGAAGATTTGATACGCGTTGCGCGGATTGATAGTAGCCAACTGCATCCGGCTATCTCCACTGCGCAGTTTGACGTTTCCTGTGATGTGAGCAATCCGCTTCTTGGGCCAAACGGCGCGACCTGGATTTACGGGCCGCAAAAAGGGGCCGATGACGCACAGCTCACCCGGCTGGAAGGGGGTATGGAAAACTATCATCGCGTACTCACTGAGGCATCAGGAAAAGATGTTAATGCCCTTCCCGGTTCAGGCGCTGCCGGAGGAATGGGTGCCGCTTTACTCTGGTTCACGCATGCCGAACTCAAGCCCGGCATTTCAATGGTACTGGGGCTTTTAGACGCACAGAAATACATTCAGGCAGCGGATCTGGTCATCACCGGAGAGGGGCGCCTGGACGCACAAAGCCGCTTCGGCAAGGCGCCAGTCGGCGTGGCCGCATTAGCTGCCGCCTATCACAAACCAGTAATTGCTATCGCTGGCTCGCTCGGTGAAGGGGCTTCCCTACTCCATCAGCATCATATTGATGCAATGTGGTCGATCTGCCCGCGCCCAATTTCGCTGGATGACGCGATGCAAAATGTACAAAAGCTGCTTGCCGACACGGCTGAATCTCTTATCCGTACGCTTACCGTTGGTTCAGGGCTTGCCTATAAATCATAA
- a CDS encoding thiolase family protein: MKKPNDIVVVSGVRTAIGTMGGSFKDVHQHDLGAAVIRDAVLRAGLKPEQIDEVVVGNVGQIAESGFIARVCQLRAGLPNETTAYSVNRQCGSGLQAIADCMMELQTGNAEITVACGTENMTQLPHYIRKARYGYRLGDGELQDGIISILTWPEGPYHNGMTAEFVAERFNITRNDMDEFAWNSQQKALAAIQAGHFESQILPIEVREGKTTRLFSVDEHPRDTPREKYAQLKPAFKADGTVTAATSSGINDGAGALVLTTRAKAEELGLPVRMVVRGWAVAGCEAEIMGFGPAPATKKLMKKLNMSVHDVDLIELNEAFAAQSLAVINDLKLDPAKVNVNGGAIALGHPVGASGAIISVKLMYEMERRGVNTGLATMCIGGGQGISMLFERER; encoded by the coding sequence ATGAAAAAGCCAAACGATATTGTTGTCGTCAGCGGCGTTCGTACCGCCATTGGCACAATGGGAGGAAGTTTTAAGGATGTTCATCAACACGATCTGGGTGCAGCCGTCATTCGGGATGCCGTACTGAGAGCCGGTCTTAAACCTGAGCAGATTGATGAAGTCGTGGTGGGCAACGTCGGCCAAATCGCCGAAAGCGGCTTCATCGCCCGCGTGTGCCAGCTACGTGCCGGATTACCCAACGAAACAACCGCCTATTCCGTGAACCGCCAGTGCGGTTCGGGTCTGCAGGCGATTGCGGACTGCATGATGGAACTGCAAACGGGCAATGCGGAAATTACCGTTGCCTGCGGCACAGAGAACATGACGCAGCTCCCCCACTACATCCGTAAGGCGCGCTACGGCTACCGCCTGGGCGATGGCGAACTGCAGGATGGCATCATTTCAATTCTGACCTGGCCAGAAGGCCCTTATCACAATGGCATGACCGCAGAATTCGTGGCGGAACGCTTTAACATTACCCGCAATGATATGGATGAGTTTGCATGGAACAGCCAGCAAAAGGCGCTGGCGGCCATTCAGGCTGGACATTTTGAGTCACAGATCCTGCCCATTGAGGTGCGGGAAGGAAAAACCACGCGTCTTTTCAGCGTAGATGAGCACCCGCGCGATACGCCAAGGGAAAAATATGCCCAGCTTAAACCCGCCTTTAAAGCGGACGGGACGGTCACCGCAGCCACATCGTCGGGGATTAACGACGGTGCGGGCGCGCTGGTACTGACTACGCGAGCCAAGGCGGAGGAATTAGGGCTCCCGGTTCGTATGGTAGTACGCGGCTGGGCAGTGGCGGGCTGCGAGGCGGAAATCATGGGCTTTGGCCCGGCTCCCGCGACGAAGAAGCTCATGAAAAAGCTCAATATGTCTGTCCACGATGTGGATCTTATTGAACTTAACGAAGCCTTTGCCGCGCAGTCTCTCGCCGTTATCAACGATCTGAAGCTCGACCCGGCAAAAGTGAACGTCAATGGGGGTGCGATTGCGCTCGGTCACCCGGTTGGTGCCAGCGGTGCCATCATCTCCGTTAAATTGATGTATGAAATGGAGCGTCGCGGTGTCAACACGGGCTTAGCCACGATGTGTATTGGCGGCGGTCAAGGGATCTCGATGCTGTTTGAACGCGAACGGTAA
- the fabG gene encoding 3-oxoacyl-ACP reductase FabG: MSLSNKVALVTGASRGLGRGIAQVLAAQGAAVVICDVDKEGGEKTAQEFIRAGHKAVFIPCNIAKREEVNRLFIEAEETLGTIDILVNNAGINRDAMLHKLTEENWDLVMDVNLKGTFNCMQEAVVRMRERGYGRIINISSASWLGNVGQANYAASKAGVVGLTKTACRELARKGITVNAICPGFIETDMTKGVPEKVWDIMVSKIPAGYAGDPQDVGHCVAFLASEGARYINGEVINVGGGMVL, translated from the coding sequence ATGTCATTAAGCAACAAAGTCGCCCTTGTTACGGGCGCAAGCCGCGGCCTCGGGCGTGGTATCGCACAGGTTCTTGCCGCACAAGGCGCAGCGGTCGTTATCTGCGATGTGGATAAAGAGGGTGGCGAAAAAACCGCTCAGGAATTTATCCGCGCGGGTCATAAGGCGGTTTTTATTCCCTGCAATATTGCAAAACGCGAGGAGGTAAATCGCCTGTTTATCGAAGCAGAAGAGACGCTCGGCACTATCGATATTCTGGTCAACAACGCCGGTATTAACCGGGACGCCATGCTGCATAAGCTCACCGAAGAAAACTGGGATCTGGTGATGGACGTCAATCTCAAAGGCACGTTCAACTGCATGCAGGAAGCCGTTGTTCGCATGAGAGAGCGCGGGTATGGACGCATCATCAATATTTCTTCCGCCAGCTGGCTGGGCAACGTCGGCCAGGCCAACTATGCCGCCTCCAAGGCAGGCGTGGTGGGATTAACGAAAACAGCCTGTCGCGAACTGGCCCGTAAGGGCATCACCGTCAACGCTATTTGCCCCGGTTTTATCGAAACCGACATGACGAAGGGCGTGCCGGAAAAGGTCTGGGACATCATGGTTAGCAAGATCCCTGCGGGCTATGCAGGCGATCCGCAGGATGTTGGTCATTGCGTAGCATTTCTGGCCTCTGAAGGGGCGCGTTATATCAATGGTGAAGTCATTAACGTCGGCGGCGGCATGGTGCTTTAA
- a CDS encoding CoA-transferase yields MKSKVITAQQAAELIQDGETVCTVGMTLIGAAESILKALETRFLETGSPHDLTFIHSAGQSNRDRGNQHFVHQGMVKRIIGSHWGLAPRWMERIASDSVEAFCLPQGQIVHLYAAMAAGQPGYLSRVGLGTFIDPRQEGGQMNARTRRLPHLVEVVTMRGEEYLFYPAIPLDVVIIRGTTADTDGNLTCEEEAMKLELIQAVLAARRFGGRVIAQVKNLAQKGTLHPKQVVVPGNFIDAIVLCDNPQEDHRQTASWFYDPAYCGNLIAPVGETERLPLSVRKAIGRRACQFLHPGCVINLGTGIPNDVIGTIIHEEGVNDDITITVESGIYGGIQAGGIDFGIGKNLTAMINHQEQMLYYNGTGVDITYMGAGEMDANGHINATKMGDRCTGAGGFIDITQNARHVVFCSTFTAKGLEVEFRDGRVNIVREGAVKKLVKTINQISYNGEIARAKGQKMHLVTERAVFELTERGPMLTEIAPGIDLEKDILQQMEFRPLIAEPLTLMDAALFSEENFGLAQTLSPVNGR; encoded by the coding sequence ATGAAAAGCAAAGTTATCACGGCGCAACAGGCCGCAGAACTTATTCAGGATGGCGAAACCGTCTGTACGGTGGGTATGACGCTGATCGGTGCCGCCGAGTCTATCCTCAAGGCGCTGGAGACGCGCTTTCTTGAGACGGGATCACCGCACGATCTGACCTTTATTCACTCAGCCGGTCAGTCTAACCGTGACCGTGGTAACCAACACTTTGTTCACCAGGGAATGGTCAAGCGCATCATCGGCTCCCACTGGGGATTGGCCCCCCGCTGGATGGAACGCATCGCCTCGGACAGCGTTGAGGCGTTCTGCTTACCCCAGGGTCAAATCGTGCATCTCTATGCCGCGATGGCCGCCGGTCAACCCGGCTATCTGTCCAGGGTCGGTCTGGGCACCTTTATCGACCCACGTCAGGAAGGTGGGCAAATGAATGCCAGAACCCGCCGCCTGCCTCATCTGGTTGAGGTCGTCACGATGCGCGGCGAGGAGTATCTGTTCTATCCCGCCATTCCGCTGGATGTGGTCATTATTCGCGGCACCACAGCCGATACGGACGGCAACCTGACCTGCGAAGAAGAAGCGATGAAGCTTGAGCTCATTCAGGCGGTTCTTGCGGCCCGGCGATTTGGCGGCAGGGTTATCGCCCAGGTGAAAAACCTCGCGCAAAAGGGAACGCTCCATCCTAAGCAGGTGGTTGTGCCGGGTAATTTCATCGATGCGATCGTGCTCTGCGACAATCCGCAGGAAGATCATCGCCAGACCGCCTCCTGGTTCTATGACCCGGCCTATTGCGGAAATCTCATCGCCCCGGTCGGGGAAACGGAAAGATTACCTCTCAGCGTGCGCAAAGCGATTGGCCGCCGGGCCTGCCAGTTTCTCCATCCCGGCTGCGTCATCAATCTCGGGACCGGCATTCCGAACGACGTCATTGGCACAATCATCCATGAAGAAGGCGTTAATGACGACATCACGATTACCGTCGAGTCAGGTATTTATGGCGGCATTCAGGCTGGTGGCATCGACTTTGGCATCGGAAAAAACCTGACGGCGATGATCAATCATCAGGAGCAGATGCTTTATTACAACGGCACCGGTGTCGATATCACCTACATGGGAGCCGGAGAAATGGACGCCAATGGCCACATCAACGCCACCAAAATGGGCGACCGGTGTACGGGCGCAGGCGGCTTTATCGACATCACCCAGAACGCCCGCCACGTCGTGTTCTGTTCGACGTTTACCGCGAAGGGGCTGGAGGTCGAATTCCGTGACGGCCGGGTCAACATCGTCCGCGAAGGCGCGGTGAAGAAGCTGGTGAAAACAATCAATCAAATCTCTTACAACGGGGAAATCGCCCGCGCGAAGGGACAAAAAATGCATCTGGTTACTGAACGCGCGGTCTTCGAACTCACCGAACGCGGCCCGATGCTGACGGAAATTGCGCCCGGCATCGATCTGGAAAAAGACATATTGCAGCAGATGGAATTCAGACCGCTGATTGCCGAACCACTCACTCTGATGGACGCCGCACTGTTCAGCGAAGAAAACTTCGGCCTTGCGCAAACGCTCTCTCCGGTGAATGGCCGCTAA